The following proteins come from a genomic window of Vallitaleaceae bacterium 9-2:
- a CDS encoding response regulator, with amino-acid sequence MKILIVDDSITDRLIIQNMLSDYETFVAEDGEKAMEILYHQSIDLMILDLNMPKMNGFEVLTALKQNKKFLGVRTIILTNADEIENEIKGLKLGAVDYIRKPLNIESLRIRIDIHLRLKKAQTLMEMDNVRLDTMVSERTNELVITRNITINALVGLLEIRNFESSKHTARTQIMMGILCNHMKTLPQYANLMTQDCIEELVMTTPLHDIGKVGIPDHILLKPGKLTTEEYALMKEHVIYGVDALKKELPEKNGVPTFIQTAMDVVGAHHEKFDGSGYPYGLIGDNIPLAGRLMAIIDVYDALISRRVYKEAFSHETAIEMIQAEAGKHFDPDLVEIFADIEETLWDAIKDHME; translated from the coding sequence ATGAAAATACTGATCGTTGATGACTCCATAACCGACCGATTAATTATTCAAAATATGCTAAGCGATTATGAGACTTTCGTTGCAGAAGATGGGGAAAAAGCTATGGAAATCTTATATCATCAATCAATTGATTTGATGATTTTAGATCTTAATATGCCCAAAATGAATGGATTTGAGGTATTAACAGCGCTAAAACAAAATAAAAAATTTCTTGGGGTTCGTACCATTATTTTGACCAATGCGGATGAAATTGAAAATGAAATCAAAGGGTTAAAACTTGGAGCCGTCGATTATATACGAAAGCCGCTAAATATTGAATCACTAAGGATACGCATTGATATCCACCTTCGTCTCAAAAAGGCACAAACGCTTATGGAAATGGACAATGTACGTTTAGATACCATGGTATCTGAGCGTACGAATGAACTGGTGATTACCAGAAATATAACCATTAATGCTTTGGTTGGATTGTTGGAGATACGCAATTTTGAATCAAGCAAGCATACAGCGCGAACACAGATAATGATGGGGATTTTGTGTAATCATATGAAAACACTCCCTCAATACGCCAATCTTATGACCCAAGACTGCATTGAAGAACTTGTTATGACAACACCACTCCACGATATTGGAAAAGTGGGGATTCCAGATCACATCTTGCTAAAACCCGGAAAATTAACAACTGAAGAATATGCTTTGATGAAAGAACACGTTATATATGGCGTTGATGCATTAAAGAAAGAGCTACCTGAGAAAAATGGAGTACCAACATTTATTCAAACTGCAATGGATGTCGTGGGCGCACATCATGAAAAGTTTGATGGAAGTGGATATCCTTATGGGTTAATAGGTGATAATATTCCTCTGGCAGGAAGGTTAATGGCCATTATAGATGTCTATGATGCGCTTATTAGTCGACGTGTCTATAAGGAAGCCTTTAGCCATGAGACAGCGATTGAAATGATTCAAGCAGAAGCCGGGAAACACTTTGATCCTGATCTAGTGGAAATCTTTGCAGATATTGAAGAAACATTATGGGATGCAATTAAAGATCATATGGAATGA
- a CDS encoding DUF438 domain-containing protein: MSEFINNQQYRQQELKKIIGKLHAGATVEEVKREFEALTDGISAVEITQMEQALVNEGLPVEQIQKLCDVHASVFKGSIEQIHAEDGFVIEDFDEGHPIHTFKKENRAIEMLIEQQVLPYLSRFTETNDEQHAELLRSAIDKLKTIDRHYTRKEQLLFPYLEKYNITAPPQVMWGVDDEIRQHIKNIQKLMDHEVMQLAELNQVVRGAVHHIHEMIFKEEDILFPMALETLQTSEWQSIEQNSAEIGFTMLNSVSRWRGPQEEATATTKDGKDTPAPVGHIPFDAGSLSAEEINAIFNTLPIDMTFVGADDKVKYFTQGKERIFDRPKTIIGREVKHCHPPKSVHVVEQIVADLRSGKKDNEDFWIQMGEMYVLIRYYAVRGKQGEFLGTLEVTQDIKPIQDIKGEKRLMS, translated from the coding sequence ATGAGTGAGTTTATTAATAATCAACAGTATCGACAACAAGAATTAAAAAAAATCATTGGAAAGCTTCATGCAGGTGCAACAGTTGAAGAGGTAAAGCGGGAGTTTGAAGCATTAACAGATGGTATATCAGCAGTTGAGATTACGCAGATGGAACAGGCCTTAGTCAATGAAGGTCTACCTGTGGAGCAGATTCAAAAGCTTTGTGATGTCCATGCATCAGTATTTAAAGGATCCATTGAACAAATTCATGCAGAGGATGGGTTTGTCATTGAAGACTTTGATGAAGGGCATCCTATTCATACATTTAAAAAAGAAAATCGTGCGATTGAGATGCTCATTGAACAACAAGTGCTTCCGTATCTATCACGATTTACTGAAACAAATGATGAACAACATGCTGAACTGCTTCGAAGTGCCATTGATAAACTAAAAACAATTGATCGACACTATACGAGAAAAGAACAATTATTGTTTCCCTATTTAGAAAAATATAATATAACAGCACCACCTCAAGTTATGTGGGGTGTTGATGATGAGATTCGCCAACACATAAAAAATATTCAAAAACTCATGGACCATGAAGTAATGCAGCTAGCAGAACTTAATCAAGTTGTTCGTGGTGCAGTCCATCACATTCACGAGATGATATTTAAGGAAGAAGACATTCTTTTTCCTATGGCGCTTGAGACACTTCAAACATCAGAATGGCAATCGATTGAGCAAAACAGTGCGGAGATTGGTTTTACCATGCTTAACAGTGTGTCTAGATGGAGAGGACCTCAAGAAGAAGCCACTGCCACAACCAAGGATGGCAAGGATACACCCGCGCCGGTGGGACATATCCCTTTTGATGCCGGAAGTCTGAGCGCTGAAGAAATCAATGCGATCTTTAACACGCTACCTATTGACATGACATTTGTTGGAGCAGATGATAAAGTTAAGTACTTTACCCAGGGAAAAGAACGGATTTTTGATCGACCCAAAACCATTATTGGGCGTGAGGTCAAACACTGCCATCCCCCCAAAAGTGTTCATGTCGTCGAGCAGATTGTTGCGGATTTGCGCTCAGGAAAAAAAGATAATGAAGATTTTTGGATCCAAATGGGTGAAATGTATGTACTGATACGTTACTATGCAGTACGTGGTAAACAGGGAGAGTTTTTAGGCACATTAGAGGTTACACAGGACATAAAGCCGATTCAAGATATTAAAGGGGAGAAACGGCTGATGTCTTAG
- a CDS encoding thermonuclease family protein translates to MSTTQKKKLQKAIISFVIAIIAIYFGVDETTIAKFMQQDNNGQSLDQQYSVIRVVDGDTLIINIDNVEERVRLIGVDTPESVHPNAEKNVPYGEIASTFTKELVEGKTVSIELDAQERDRYGRVLAYVYYEDKMLNKTLLEQGHATLATYPPNVKYVEVFEKLEQEAKKNKVGIWGYK, encoded by the coding sequence ATGAGTACAACACAAAAAAAGAAATTACAAAAAGCAATAATTAGCTTTGTTATAGCGATTATTGCTATTTATTTTGGCGTTGATGAGACGACCATTGCAAAGTTTATGCAACAAGATAATAATGGACAATCCCTTGACCAACAATATAGCGTTATACGGGTGGTTGATGGAGATACATTGATTATTAACATAGATAATGTGGAAGAACGTGTGCGCTTAATTGGTGTGGATACACCGGAGTCAGTTCACCCAAATGCAGAGAAGAATGTGCCCTACGGAGAAATCGCCAGTACCTTTACCAAAGAGCTGGTGGAAGGCAAAACAGTGAGCATTGAACTCGATGCTCAAGAACGCGATCGCTATGGACGTGTTCTAGCTTATGTATATTATGAAGATAAGATGCTCAATAAAACATTGCTTGAACAGGGACATGCAACACTTGCGACATATCCACCCAATGTAAAATACGTAGAAGTGTTTGAAAAACTTGAGCAAGAAGCGAAAAAAAACAAAGTAGGTATATGGGGATATAAGTAA
- a CDS encoding methyl-accepting chemotaxis protein produces the protein MRYTYKFKDMGILYKLLIMMVLISIIPILVISSYATYASTQTIQNEIRLNQQMFTTLTNDRIQDYLSVRKGDADILANSQIVVKNLERLNTFMLNNTEISQIQKAFEDFFSIPIKRYGYTDVFVTNKYGEIVYSHNYNPLDLAPLVAIGDYKEQAMAGKQTWSDFFYNSFIQEDILVLATPIFESDSNPREVIGTINIVLNQEAIHQIVVKGIEQLGNSANAYIVDMDGSILTNTEDVETLEKTSGEHITKWITDKQVDYIYSQQYEKMSGEQVYGTMQIISLGNAPTGLIVEMDVEEIFASVTQMLKRIISFSIALLAIALCIATAIALSISRPIQTVTRQMHQLADFNLNVEFDQTKQRLDEIGQLEQSVITIRDNLKKIMGNLQEFSKDVRHTADEVHQNIYTSLLSSEQIVGEVNTIDEGSCVQKENAENSFTEMVKLNTLIHNDSNQLATIVQKIIEANTSVDEGMRVVEENTYVNIQAKDTSQRLYTSIVHSHKSFENIAKASSLITEIAKRTNLLSLNASIEAARAGEHGKGFAVVADEIRQLAEQSTAYSRDINQIIEQLSADTHAVEHEIKELRTINQQQVTSVKNTKTAYMDIESAINHAKNHVTTLHDSRQKINARIQEMEKGVQVLVEISVKNQEGTTSMSKAVQQQRQMLEDITQSSMHLNQLSKGLQEIADQFVLSS, from the coding sequence ATGCGCTATACTTATAAGTTTAAAGACATGGGGATACTATATAAATTACTTATAATGATGGTACTTATTTCAATAATTCCCATCCTTGTTATCAGTAGCTATGCTACCTATGCATCAACACAAACGATTCAAAATGAAATACGATTGAATCAACAGATGTTCACAACATTGACCAATGATCGTATTCAAGATTACCTATCTGTCCGTAAAGGGGATGCAGATATCTTGGCAAATTCTCAGATTGTTGTAAAAAATCTTGAACGTTTAAATACGTTTATGCTCAATAATACAGAGATTAGTCAGATTCAAAAAGCATTTGAAGATTTTTTTTCGATTCCTATTAAACGTTATGGCTATACCGATGTTTTTGTGACCAATAAGTACGGAGAAATTGTATATAGCCATAATTATAATCCTTTGGACCTGGCACCGCTTGTGGCGATTGGAGACTATAAAGAACAGGCGATGGCAGGAAAACAGACTTGGTCGGATTTTTTTTATAATAGCTTTATTCAAGAAGACATTCTCGTATTGGCAACACCAATCTTTGAATCAGATTCAAATCCAAGGGAAGTTATAGGAACGATTAATATCGTATTAAACCAGGAGGCCATTCATCAAATTGTCGTTAAAGGGATTGAACAGTTGGGAAATAGTGCCAATGCATATATTGTGGATATGGATGGAAGTATCTTGACGAATACCGAAGATGTAGAGACGTTAGAAAAAACATCTGGGGAACATATTACGAAGTGGATTACAGATAAACAAGTAGATTATATTTATTCACAACAATATGAAAAAATGTCAGGAGAACAAGTCTATGGAACCATGCAAATTATTTCTCTTGGAAATGCACCGACAGGATTAATTGTCGAGATGGATGTCGAAGAGATTTTTGCATCGGTTACTCAAATGCTAAAACGCATCATTAGCTTTTCAATTGCTCTTTTAGCCATTGCTCTGTGTATTGCGACAGCAATAGCATTAAGTATTAGTCGCCCGATTCAAACGGTAACACGGCAGATGCATCAATTGGCGGATTTTAATTTAAACGTTGAGTTTGATCAAACCAAACAGCGATTGGATGAAATCGGGCAATTAGAACAATCCGTCATAACGATTCGAGATAATCTAAAAAAGATAATGGGAAACCTACAAGAGTTCTCAAAGGATGTACGCCATACAGCAGATGAAGTGCATCAAAATATTTACACATCATTGTTATCGTCTGAGCAAATTGTTGGAGAAGTCAACACGATTGATGAAGGGTCTTGTGTTCAAAAAGAAAATGCGGAAAATAGCTTTACAGAAATGGTTAAACTTAATACACTGATACACAATGATTCTAATCAATTGGCAACCATTGTCCAAAAAATCATAGAGGCAAACACAAGTGTTGATGAAGGGATGCGAGTGGTTGAGGAAAATACATATGTAAATATCCAAGCAAAAGATACAAGCCAACGTCTATATACCAGTATAGTGCATTCGCATAAGAGTTTTGAAAATATAGCCAAGGCGAGTAGCTTAATTACGGAGATTGCCAAACGCACAAATCTATTAAGTCTAAATGCTTCCATTGAAGCGGCAAGAGCCGGAGAACATGGTAAAGGTTTTGCGGTAGTTGCAGATGAAATCCGTCAATTGGCGGAACAATCAACGGCATATAGTCGAGATATTAATCAAATTATCGAACAATTAAGTGCAGATACCCATGCCGTGGAGCATGAGATAAAAGAGCTGCGAACAATCAATCAGCAGCAAGTAACAAGCGTCAAGAACACAAAAACAGCATATATGGATATAGAATCAGCGATAAACCATGCCAAAAATCACGTGACAACATTACATGATTCGCGGCAAAAAATTAATGCTCGTATTCAAGAAATGGAAAAAGGCGTACAAGTTCTTGTAGAGATCAGTGTAAAGAATCAAGAAGGAACAACCAGTATGTCTAAGGCGGTGCAACAGCAAAGGCAGATGCTTGAAGACATTACTCAATCAAGTATGCATTTGAATCAACTCTCTAAAGGCTTGCAAGAGATAGCCGATCAATTTGTTTTATCTTCATAG
- the pstA gene encoding phosphate ABC transporter permease PstA, with protein MSDIQHGMRKLVTNEQMQARMRRRVMLDQIARKAFLLTIIFALIVLGILVYQVVSQSIGWLDWDFLTGKLSIRAERAGIKSVIIGTLLLMTVVAPVTLFLGLGTAIYMEEYSKKGFVRNLINTNISNLSGVPSVIFGLLGLTVFGRLLNLGSSVLAGGLTMSLLVLPIIVVSSQEALRAVPNSMREASYALGATKWTTVRKVVLPAALPGIMTGSILSLSRAIGETAPLVVLGIPTLILKTPTSIMDDFTALPIQIYYWTLDTVLTKEYANLAAATSVVLLLTLFFMNSLAIIIRNKFQNRY; from the coding sequence ATGAGCGATATACAACATGGAATGCGAAAACTAGTTACAAATGAACAAATGCAAGCGCGAATGCGACGACGTGTGATGCTAGACCAGATTGCACGAAAAGCTTTCCTTTTGACGATTATCTTTGCGCTCATTGTGCTTGGGATTTTGGTATATCAAGTGGTCAGTCAAAGTATTGGGTGGCTGGATTGGGATTTTTTGACAGGAAAATTATCCATAAGGGCTGAACGAGCAGGGATAAAAAGTGTTATTATAGGAACCTTGTTGCTGATGACCGTCGTTGCACCGGTTACCTTGTTCTTGGGATTGGGAACGGCTATTTACATGGAAGAATATTCAAAAAAAGGATTTGTACGTAACCTAATTAATACCAATATTTCAAATCTGTCGGGTGTACCTTCTGTAATTTTTGGACTTTTAGGATTAACGGTATTTGGACGGTTATTGAACCTAGGCTCGAGTGTACTTGCAGGAGGCTTGACGATGTCCTTATTAGTCCTTCCTATTATTGTTGTATCCAGCCAAGAAGCTCTTCGAGCAGTTCCAAATAGTATGCGTGAGGCATCGTATGCTCTTGGAGCTACAAAATGGACAACCGTTCGCAAGGTGGTTTTACCTGCGGCGTTGCCCGGGATTATGACCGGGTCCATCTTGTCATTGTCACGTGCCATTGGTGAGACGGCACCATTAGTTGTTTTGGGGATACCGACATTGATATTAAAGACACCGACATCTATTATGGACGACTTTACTGCGTTGCCGATTCAGATTTATTATTGGACACTTGACACGGTTCTTACAAAGGAATATGCAAACCTTGCAGCAGCAACGAGTGTTGTTTTGTTATTAACTTTATTTTTTATGAATTCACTTGCGATTATTATTCGAAATAAATTCCAAAATAGATATTAA
- the pstC gene encoding phosphate ABC transporter permease subunit PstC, with protein sequence MSDIVRPKSIKKGQSRWGDRLVPIILLIIASISIVTTIGIVVTLIVDASHFFAAVPLREVFSTELAPLNAKNPRFGFLPLIMGTIVTSAIAMIVAVPVGLSAAIYLSEFASTNMRKVLKPIIELLAGIPTIVYGFFAYSFVTPLLMRLIPSLGSKNALSPGIVMGIMIIPIVTSLSEDAMSAVPSGIREAAIGMGSTRLEAAVKVIVPAAMSGIIASFVLAISRAIGETMIVTIASGSAKNFTLDVTQPMQTMTAYIVEFTSGDAGSGTTGYYSLYAVGLLLFIFTLLMNMLARFIIKKYRKEY encoded by the coding sequence ATGTCTGATATCGTTCGACCAAAAAGTATAAAAAAAGGACAATCGCGATGGGGGGACCGTTTGGTTCCAATAATTTTATTAATAATTGCATCAATTTCCATAGTAACAACCATAGGAATTGTAGTGACACTTATTGTAGATGCATCCCATTTTTTTGCGGCAGTTCCACTTCGTGAAGTTTTTAGCACAGAACTTGCTCCACTAAATGCCAAGAATCCTCGATTTGGATTCTTGCCACTGATTATGGGAACAATAGTCACTTCAGCGATTGCAATGATTGTAGCCGTTCCTGTTGGCTTATCTGCAGCTATTTATCTAAGTGAGTTTGCCTCAACAAACATGCGAAAAGTTTTAAAACCTATTATTGAATTGCTAGCGGGAATTCCAACCATTGTGTATGGTTTTTTTGCGTATTCTTTCGTGACACCATTACTGATGCGGCTAATTCCTAGCCTAGGTTCTAAAAATGCCTTGAGTCCCGGAATTGTTATGGGGATTATGATTATACCTATTGTAACATCTTTATCTGAAGATGCCATGAGTGCAGTCCCTAGTGGAATTCGAGAAGCGGCGATTGGAATGGGCTCAACACGCTTAGAGGCGGCAGTTAAGGTTATAGTACCTGCTGCTATGTCAGGAATCATAGCATCCTTTGTTCTTGCTATATCAAGGGCTATCGGCGAGACGATGATTGTAACAATTGCAAGTGGTAGTGCAAAAAACTTTACATTGGATGTAACGCAACCCATGCAGACGATGACGGCATATATCGTTGAATTTACCAGTGGTGATGCAGGGAGTGGAACAACAGGCTACTATAGTTTATATGCAGTAGGGTTGCTCTTGTTTATATTTACGTTGCTTATGAACATGTTGGCAAGATTTATTATCAAAAAATATCGAAAGGAATATTAA
- a CDS encoding PstS family phosphate ABC transporter substrate-binding protein — translation MMIAVAGCGQDEQQKTNDEASTQDSGGATSDKDDSTTAQTQALEGAVIVDGSGTVYPLMAHIAEEYMINEQEDVSVQVGRAGSSAGFKKFIPGETDFSDASRKIKDTEVEELEANGLTFGDDVYEFKLAYDGLTMVINKDNDWATEMTKDEVLNMYISGHYAEDDVVLWSDIRGEWPAQEIKFYGPNENHGTYEFFYENLLDEQDMVATANLQQEYSTLVDLVSNDVNAIAFFGYGYYVSNTDKLSAVNIDFGNGPVEPAVDTIGEDLAYAGFTRPVFTYLNVQYAKEKPQVLDFAKYVVSPEGAKRLAGENGFAPMPDSVYEQYQAQLDGIK, via the coding sequence ATGATGATTGCGGTTGCAGGATGTGGACAAGATGAACAGCAAAAAACAAATGATGAAGCATCAACCCAAGATTCAGGTGGAGCAACTTCAGACAAAGATGATTCAACAACAGCGCAAACACAAGCATTAGAAGGGGCTGTTATTGTAGATGGTTCAGGAACAGTTTATCCGTTGATGGCACATATTGCTGAAGAATATATGATTAATGAACAAGAAGATGTAAGTGTACAAGTTGGACGGGCAGGTTCAAGTGCAGGATTTAAAAAATTTATTCCTGGCGAGACAGACTTTTCAGATGCGTCTCGAAAAATCAAAGATACAGAAGTTGAAGAACTTGAAGCAAATGGGTTAACTTTCGGAGACGATGTATATGAGTTTAAGCTTGCGTATGATGGCTTGACAATGGTTATTAACAAAGATAATGATTGGGCAACAGAAATGACAAAAGATGAAGTCTTAAATATGTATATCTCAGGGCACTATGCAGAAGATGATGTTGTACTTTGGTCAGATATACGTGGAGAATGGCCGGCACAAGAGATTAAATTCTATGGACCCAATGAAAACCATGGAACATATGAGTTTTTCTATGAAAACTTATTAGACGAGCAAGATATGGTTGCTACGGCAAATCTACAACAAGAATACTCAACCCTTGTTGATCTTGTATCAAATGATGTAAATGCCATTGCCTTTTTTGGATATGGATACTATGTGTCCAATACAGATAAATTATCAGCAGTGAATATAGATTTTGGGAATGGACCGGTTGAACCAGCGGTTGATACAATTGGAGAAGACCTTGCATATGCAGGATTTACCCGACCGGTATTTACCTATTTGAATGTTCAATATGCAAAAGAAAAACCTCAAGTACTTGACTTTGCAAAGTATGTCGTATCACCAGAAGGTGCAAAACGTCTAGCTGGAGAAAATGGCTTTGCACCAATGCCGGACTCAGTATATGAACAATATCAAGCGCAGTTGGATGGGATTAAATAA
- the asnA gene encoding aspartate--ammonia ligase: MENLLLPEQYNALLTVKETEKAIKQIKDYFEQTLAKYLSLSRVSAPLFILPETGMNDNLNGVERPVSFEMKAINNGRVEIVHSLAKWKRMALKTYEFEVGEGLYTDMNAIRRDEDVDNLHSIYVDQWDWEKTILPSQRTQQTLKETVKTLYQVFKDTQDYIANIYPMVEPFLPEDITFITTQELEDKYPDKTPKEREDIAAKEHKAIFLMEIGDKLHSGKPHDGRAPDYDDWSLNGDIIFWYPLLDRSIELSSMGIRVDEKALYDQLEKANCLDRQELPFHKALLDGELPYTMGGGIGQSRLCMFFLQKAHIGEVQSSIWPNVMIEKCKEFNIHLL; this comes from the coding sequence TTGGAAAATTTACTTTTACCGGAACAATATAATGCATTACTAACGGTAAAGGAAACTGAAAAAGCAATTAAGCAAATTAAAGATTATTTTGAACAAACCTTAGCAAAATATTTGAGTTTATCAAGAGTATCTGCACCACTTTTTATTCTACCGGAAACAGGGATGAATGATAACCTCAATGGTGTCGAGCGCCCGGTGTCATTTGAAATGAAAGCGATTAACAATGGGCGTGTAGAAATCGTCCATTCGTTGGCAAAATGGAAGCGTATGGCACTAAAGACATATGAATTTGAAGTGGGTGAAGGTCTTTACACGGATATGAATGCAATTCGACGTGATGAAGATGTGGACAATCTTCATTCCATTTATGTTGATCAATGGGACTGGGAGAAGACAATATTACCAAGCCAAAGGACCCAACAAACCTTAAAGGAAACAGTAAAAACTCTTTACCAAGTATTTAAAGATACACAAGATTATATCGCGAATATCTATCCTATGGTTGAGCCTTTTTTACCGGAAGACATTACATTTATTACTACACAGGAACTGGAAGATAAGTATCCGGATAAAACACCAAAAGAGCGAGAAGATATTGCTGCAAAAGAACATAAGGCAATTTTTCTTATGGAAATTGGGGATAAACTCCATTCAGGAAAGCCCCATGATGGACGAGCACCAGACTATGATGACTGGTCTCTAAATGGAGATATTATTTTTTGGTATCCATTGCTTGACCGATCCATTGAGCTGTCTTCCATGGGGATTCGAGTGGATGAAAAAGCATTATATGACCAATTAGAAAAAGCCAATTGTCTAGACCGTCAAGAGCTTCCTTTCCACAAAGCGCTACTTGATGGTGAACTCCCTTATACAATGGGAGGAGGAATTGGACAGTCGCGTCTATGTATGTTTTTCCTTCAAAAAGCACATATTGGAGAAGTACAGTCGTCAATTTGGCCGAACGTGATGATTGAAAAATGCAAAGAATTTAATATTCATTTGCTATAA
- a CDS encoding methyl-accepting chemotaxis protein encodes MKSGITRAIILRFGLFFVFVCVALGSLSIIMSRQAMVSEVEKALATLSTTGAKDVEDSLDTQLRILQELANRENVQTMNIQIQRANLKNDVERLGFLDFGIVGSDGIAQYILEDKEADLSDREYIQKALSGERNVSDVLISRVTNSAVLMFAVPIEKDGKILGVLIARRDGNALFEITDGMGYGENGYAYIINQEGIVIAHHNREYVMNQFDPINASLEDPSLIPLAEEFKMILAEKKGISNYSFNGQKLYNAYMPIEGTQWTLVNAAQANEVLKSVNDLMQVMLLVVAIAMIIGFGLTWFTGKAIAKPIVQLTEIVKRQEQLDFTELDRQQFSRIIYRKDEIGLMTQALMTMSESIRELLLNVNDAASRVSATSQELTATSEQSATASEEVAQTVGEIAGGANQQAEHTQEASVSLAQLSEEIQKNHVRNEELLNISRSINMQVNEGLTLIDALDQTTKKNSEVSEIVHTSIVQTNESSDKISEASNLITAIADQTNLLALNASIEAARAGEHGRGFAVVADEIRQLAEQSRSTTLIIDEMLKQLQMSTLKAVEKVDESTTIAKQQEKNVHSTKNAFEQIAKGTSQSEELVHRLSQASEIIERSKDKVLVNVDELSASAQQNAAATQEASASIEEQTASAEEISNASNELSQMAQDLMELIKRFSI; translated from the coding sequence ATGAAGAGTGGAATTACACGAGCAATTATATTGCGTTTTGGTTTGTTTTTTGTATTCGTTTGTGTAGCATTAGGTTCATTATCGATAATTATGAGTCGTCAAGCCATGGTGAGTGAGGTAGAAAAAGCCCTTGCCACATTATCCACTACAGGGGCAAAAGATGTGGAAGATAGCCTTGACACACAATTAAGAATTCTTCAAGAGCTTGCAAACCGTGAAAATGTTCAGACAATGAATATTCAAATCCAAAGAGCAAATTTGAAAAACGATGTTGAACGATTAGGATTTTTAGATTTTGGAATTGTTGGAAGCGATGGTATTGCTCAATACATATTAGAGGATAAAGAAGCGGATTTATCTGACCGAGAGTATATACAAAAGGCGCTAAGTGGAGAAAGAAATGTATCCGATGTCTTAATTAGCCGCGTGACGAATTCAGCGGTACTTATGTTTGCTGTTCCAATTGAAAAGGACGGTAAAATTTTGGGGGTATTGATTGCCAGAAGAGACGGTAATGCTCTTTTTGAAATTACAGATGGCATGGGATATGGAGAAAATGGCTATGCATATATTATTAATCAAGAGGGGATAGTGATTGCTCATCATAATCGTGAATATGTGATGAATCAGTTTGACCCGATTAATGCGTCTCTTGAGGATCCTTCATTAATACCTTTAGCTGAAGAGTTTAAGATGATTTTGGCAGAAAAAAAGGGCATTAGCAATTATTCCTTTAATGGGCAAAAATTGTACAATGCCTATATGCCTATTGAAGGGACGCAATGGACTTTAGTTAATGCAGCACAAGCCAATGAAGTACTAAAAAGTGTTAATGACCTTATGCAAGTCATGCTTCTTGTTGTGGCGATTGCGATGATCATCGGGTTTGGACTAACATGGTTTACAGGTAAGGCCATTGCAAAGCCAATCGTTCAGTTGACAGAGATTGTCAAGCGACAAGAACAATTAGACTTTACTGAATTAGATCGGCAACAATTTTCAAGAATCATATACCGAAAAGATGAAATAGGACTCATGACACAAGCGCTGATGACAATGTCAGAAAGTATCCGCGAACTGCTCTTAAACGTTAATGACGCAGCCAGTAGGGTTTCAGCAACATCTCAAGAGTTAACAGCAACATCAGAACAATCGGCAACAGCCTCAGAAGAAGTAGCACAAACGGTGGGTGAGATTGCAGGGGGGGCTAATCAGCAAGCAGAACATACTCAAGAAGCCTCCGTATCGCTCGCACAATTAAGTGAAGAAATTCAAAAAAACCATGTGCGAAATGAAGAATTACTAAACATATCAAGAAGTATAAACATGCAAGTCAATGAAGGCTTAACCCTTATTGACGCATTGGACCAGACAACAAAGAAAAATTCAGAAGTATCAGAAATTGTGCATACGAGTATTGTTCAAACCAATGAAAGCTCAGATAAGATCAGTGAAGCCAGTAACTTAATTACAGCGATTGCAGATCAGACGAATCTATTGGCACTTAATGCATCAATAGAAGCGGCACGTGCAGGTGAACATGGAAGAGGGTTTGCGGTTGTTGCAGATGAAATACGCCAATTAGCTGAGCAATCACGAAGTACAACACTCATCATCGATGAAATGTTAAAACAATTGCAGATGAGCACCCTTAAAGCCGTTGAGAAAGTCGATGAGTCGACGACAATAGCCAAACAGCAAGAAAAAAATGTTCATTCGACAAAAAATGCATTTGAACAAATAGCCAAAGGTACCTCGCAATCGGAAGAACTGGTACATCGATTGAGTCAAGCAAGTGAAATTATTGAACGCAGCAAAGACAAAGTCCTTGTCAATGTGGATGAGTTGTCGGCGTCAGCTCAACAAAATGCGGCCGCGACCCAAGAAGCATCCGCTTCCATTGAAGAACAAACAGCATCAGCAGAAGAAATATCTAATGCGAGCAATGAGCTATCGCAAATGGCACAAGACCTTATGGAATTGATTAAGCGATTTAGCATATAG